From Arachis stenosperma cultivar V10309 chromosome 2, arast.V10309.gnm1.PFL2, whole genome shotgun sequence, one genomic window encodes:
- the LOC130961795 gene encoding GDSL esterase/lipase At5g03610-like isoform X1 — protein MELPKQLFFFFLTLIFLSGDIGLQAEARVRHYGPTKLFVFGDSYVDAGNTRKDQPGSWKQPYGITFPGKPAGRFSDGRVFSDYIAKYLGLKSPVPYNLRKMMQNNLKYGMNFAYGGTGVFNTTSTNPNMTIQIDFFEKLIKENVYTASDLSNSIAYVSVAGNDYNYYLTINGSIQGFPSYIASVINQTTKDLIQIKNLGVKKVAIGGLQPLGCLPLITSTSSFQKCNETFNNLVAIHNNLLNQSITKLNQSYKGGFLIIDLFDSFTSVLNHPKTYNLHNELIPCCLGTSQGFTCGDVDNNNVKKYKVCENPKTAFFWDLFHPTQAGWHAVYNKLQNMNALSQLRN, from the exons ATGGAGTTACccaagcaactctttttcttcttcctcacaCTTATATTTCTCTCAG GAGATATAGGGTTGCAAGCTGAGGCAAGGGTGCGACATTATGGTCCAACAAAGTTGTTTGTCTTCGGAGATTCATACGTTGATGCTGGAAACACAAGAAAAGATCAACCGGGTTCATGGAAACAGCCTTATGGCATCACCTTTCCCGGTAAACCCGCCGGAAGATTTTCCGACGGCAGAGTTTTCTCCGATTACATTG CCAAGTATTTGGGGTTGAAATCACCAGTGCCATACAACTTGAGAAAAATGATGcaaaataatttgaaatatggAATGAATTTTGCTTATGGTGGCACAGGTGTCTTCAACACAACATCTACAAATCCAAATATGACAATCCAAATTGATTTCTTTGAAAAACTCATCAAAGAAAATGTGTACACTGCCTCTGATCTCAGCAACTCCATTGCATATGTCTCTGTTGCTGGAAATGACTACAATTATTACCTTACCATAAATGGCTCTATTCag ggttttccaTCATACATTGCCTCAGTGATTAATCAAACTACCAAAGACCTAATCCAAATCAAGAACTTGGGAGTAAAAAAAGTTGCAATTGGTGGCCTACAACCACTTGGATGCCTCCCTCTAATCACATCAACATCCTCATTCCAAAAATGCAATGAAACCTTCAACAATCTTGTTGCTATCCACAACAACCTCTTGAACCAATCCATAACCAAATTGAACCAAAGTTACAAGGGTGGTTTCTTAATCATTGACCTCTTTGACTCTTTTACCTCAGTCCTTAACCACCCTAAAACCTACAACCTTCACAATGAGTTAATCCCATGTTGCTTAGGAACAAGCCAAGGTTTTACTTGTGGAGATGTTGATAACAACAATGTGAAGAAGTATAAGGTTTGTGAAAACCCTAAAACAGCTTTCTTTTGGGACCTTTTTCACCCTACACAAGCTGGTTGGCATGCGGTTTATAACAAGTTACAAAACATGAATGCTCTTTCTCAACTTCGGAACTAG
- the LOC130961795 gene encoding GDSL esterase/lipase At5g03610-like isoform X2 yields MELPKQLFFFFLTLIFLSGLQAEARVRHYGPTKLFVFGDSYVDAGNTRKDQPGSWKQPYGITFPGKPAGRFSDGRVFSDYIAKYLGLKSPVPYNLRKMMQNNLKYGMNFAYGGTGVFNTTSTNPNMTIQIDFFEKLIKENVYTASDLSNSIAYVSVAGNDYNYYLTINGSIQGFPSYIASVINQTTKDLIQIKNLGVKKVAIGGLQPLGCLPLITSTSSFQKCNETFNNLVAIHNNLLNQSITKLNQSYKGGFLIIDLFDSFTSVLNHPKTYNLHNELIPCCLGTSQGFTCGDVDNNNVKKYKVCENPKTAFFWDLFHPTQAGWHAVYNKLQNMNALSQLRN; encoded by the exons ATGGAGTTACccaagcaactctttttcttcttcctcacaCTTATATTTCTCTCAG GGTTGCAAGCTGAGGCAAGGGTGCGACATTATGGTCCAACAAAGTTGTTTGTCTTCGGAGATTCATACGTTGATGCTGGAAACACAAGAAAAGATCAACCGGGTTCATGGAAACAGCCTTATGGCATCACCTTTCCCGGTAAACCCGCCGGAAGATTTTCCGACGGCAGAGTTTTCTCCGATTACATTG CCAAGTATTTGGGGTTGAAATCACCAGTGCCATACAACTTGAGAAAAATGATGcaaaataatttgaaatatggAATGAATTTTGCTTATGGTGGCACAGGTGTCTTCAACACAACATCTACAAATCCAAATATGACAATCCAAATTGATTTCTTTGAAAAACTCATCAAAGAAAATGTGTACACTGCCTCTGATCTCAGCAACTCCATTGCATATGTCTCTGTTGCTGGAAATGACTACAATTATTACCTTACCATAAATGGCTCTATTCag ggttttccaTCATACATTGCCTCAGTGATTAATCAAACTACCAAAGACCTAATCCAAATCAAGAACTTGGGAGTAAAAAAAGTTGCAATTGGTGGCCTACAACCACTTGGATGCCTCCCTCTAATCACATCAACATCCTCATTCCAAAAATGCAATGAAACCTTCAACAATCTTGTTGCTATCCACAACAACCTCTTGAACCAATCCATAACCAAATTGAACCAAAGTTACAAGGGTGGTTTCTTAATCATTGACCTCTTTGACTCTTTTACCTCAGTCCTTAACCACCCTAAAACCTACAACCTTCACAATGAGTTAATCCCATGTTGCTTAGGAACAAGCCAAGGTTTTACTTGTGGAGATGTTGATAACAACAATGTGAAGAAGTATAAGGTTTGTGAAAACCCTAAAACAGCTTTCTTTTGGGACCTTTTTCACCCTACACAAGCTGGTTGGCATGCGGTTTATAACAAGTTACAAAACATGAATGCTCTTTCTCAACTTCGGAACTAG